In a genomic window of Dolichospermum sp. DET69:
- a CDS encoding M10 family metallopeptidase C-terminal domain-containing protein, producing MAHTILTVTTTADQNDGNDKDLNNLSLRDAILIANANPTTDYEIHLTGGTTYNLTSNGINEDAALKGDLDIKSRSNVLYIVAVGGQATINASGLLNSDRVFQVLDGGQLSLQNVMVTGGNISSDGGGIRVDSNAALDLYNSTVTGNKASGFSNSGGGIYNSGFVYLRNGSIVSNNIAAGDSSQEGGGIYNSGGTLIATNSTISNNEGGVYGGGISTVSGSVTLINTTVSGNSAGNGGGIRSNGTSVTLLNTTISGNSARNGGGIYASTNGVFNLINSTVTKNTAISTEYGDGGGGIYSLSATVNLKNTIVAGNINSNAPDLLSSFLSSALFNGNNNNLIGSLAGAKGTVGTGTDIVNPNPGLRPLQNNGGLTLTHALLPGSPAINAGNNNLIPADTEDLDGDGNRTEPIPYDQRGLTRLVGGGVDIGAFEVQAAALPSLSIKDITVTEGNTGTKNATFTVTLSAASTSVVTVNYATANGTATAGSDYTATTGALTFNPGDTSKILNVAVTGDMTIESNETFLVNLSNATNATIADNQGVGTITNDDTLPTLSINDITVVEGQTPQAVLTITLSSASSQPVTVQYATAPVTATANADYTSSSGTLTFAANTTTGTITIPILNDSLSEANETFKVNLSSPTNATLQKSSGTVTITDTLQASTTTTLADGIENLTLTGTSNINGTGNSGNNILTGNSGNNILAGGSGNDTYAFNASTPLGSDTIQEISTGGNDTISFSGTTTDVRLNLGVITTQTVNSNLKLTLSANNVIENIVTGSGNDRLIGNSLNNNLNGGSGNDVLTGRSGADILTGGAGNDILSGGSESDRFWYSSGRVFTSSDFGVDTLTDFTSASDKLVLSKQTFTALSSVVGDGLSQVSDFTTVEDDDLAATSTAYLVYSIGSGSLYYNQNGSAAGFGTGAEFANLINLPSVTTADFAIVA from the coding sequence ATGGCTCATACTATTCTGACAGTTACTACCACAGCCGATCAAAATGATGGTAATGATAAGGATCTTAATAATTTATCTCTGCGGGATGCGATTTTAATCGCCAATGCGAATCCGACTACTGATTATGAAATCCATTTAACTGGAGGAACAACTTACAACCTCACATCAAATGGGATTAATGAAGATGCAGCCTTGAAAGGAGATTTAGATATTAAAAGTCGCAGTAATGTGCTTTATATTGTGGCAGTTGGTGGACAAGCAACTATTAATGCGTCAGGTTTATTAAATAGCGATCGCGTTTTTCAGGTACTGGATGGAGGTCAACTAAGCTTACAGAATGTAATGGTTACGGGCGGCAATATATCTAGTGATGGTGGAGGTATTAGAGTTGATTCTAATGCCGCTCTCGATTTGTATAATTCGACAGTTACAGGCAACAAAGCGTCCGGTTTTTCTAATAGCGGAGGCGGCATCTACAACAGTGGTTTCGTCTACCTACGCAACGGCAGCATAGTTAGTAATAATATCGCTGCTGGTGACTCTTCTCAAGAAGGCGGCGGCATATACAATTCCGGCGGTACACTAATTGCAACTAACTCGACAATTAGTAACAACGAAGGGGGAGTTTACGGTGGCGGCATCTCTACTGTATCTGGATCGGTGACTCTGATCAATACTACCGTTAGTGGTAATAGTGCGGGAAATGGGGGCGGCATACGAAGTAATGGCACTTCAGTTACTTTACTCAATACTACAATCAGTGGTAATAGTGCGAGAAATGGGGGCGGTATATATGCTTCTACTAATGGAGTATTCAATTTGATCAACAGCACTGTTACCAAGAATACTGCTATCAGCACCGAATACGGCGATGGCGGTGGCGGTATTTATAGTCTTAGTGCCACGGTTAACCTCAAAAACACGATTGTGGCTGGGAATATAAATAGTAATGCTCCTGATCTTCTCTCTTCTTTTTTGAGTTCAGCGCTATTTAATGGTAACAATAACAACTTAATTGGCTCTCTGGCTGGCGCTAAAGGCACTGTAGGCACTGGTACAGATATTGTTAACCCCAACCCCGGACTCAGACCCTTACAAAATAACGGTGGACTCACCCTTACTCATGCTCTCCTTCCTGGTAGTCCGGCGATTAACGCTGGTAACAACAACTTAATCCCTGCTGATACAGAAGACCTTGATGGCGATGGAAATAGAACAGAACCCATTCCCTACGACCAACGAGGTTTAACGCGGCTTGTTGGAGGTGGAGTCGATATCGGCGCATTTGAGGTACAAGCAGCAGCCTTACCCAGCCTCAGCATCAAAGATATTACTGTTACCGAAGGTAATACAGGCACAAAGAACGCTACCTTTACTGTGACTCTTTCTGCCGCTAGTACCTCTGTTGTCACAGTTAACTATGCTACTGCTAACGGCACAGCCACAGCAGGTAGTGATTATACCGCCACCACAGGTGCATTAACTTTTAATCCCGGTGATACCAGTAAAATTCTCAATGTTGCTGTGACTGGCGATATGACAATTGAATCAAACGAAACTTTCTTGGTTAACCTTAGCAATGCCACTAATGCCACTATTGCAGATAACCAGGGAGTGGGAACCATAACCAATGATGACACTCTGCCCACTCTGTCCATCAATGACATCACTGTTGTCGAAGGGCAAACTCCGCAAGCTGTCTTAACTATCACTCTTAGCAGTGCCTCTAGTCAACCAGTTACAGTTCAATACGCTACAGCCCCTGTAACTGCTACTGCCAATGCAGACTATACCAGTAGTAGCGGTACTTTAACTTTTGCTGCCAATACTACCACTGGCACAATTACTATTCCTATTCTGAATGATAGTCTCAGCGAAGCCAACGAAACCTTTAAAGTTAACCTTTCCAGCCCTACCAATGCAACTTTGCAAAAATCCTCTGGGACTGTCACCATCACTGACACTTTGCAGGCTAGTACCACCACAACCTTAGCTGATGGGATCGAGAATTTAACTCTAACTGGAACGAGCAATATTAATGGCACTGGCAATAGTGGCAATAATATATTGACGGGCAATAGTGGTAATAATATTCTGGCTGGTGGTAGTGGAAATGATACCTACGCATTCAATGCTTCCACCCCATTAGGTAGCGATACCATACAAGAAATCAGCACAGGCGGCAACGATACTATCAGTTTTAGTGGTACTACTACTGATGTCCGCCTAAATTTGGGTGTGATTACTACGCAGACAGTCAACAGTAACTTGAAGTTGACTCTATCTGCTAATAATGTGATTGAAAATATAGTCACTGGTAGTGGAAACGATCGCCTGATTGGCAATAGCCTCAATAATAATCTCAATGGGGGCAGTGGCAATGATGTGTTAACAGGTAGAAGCGGTGCAGATATTTTAACTGGTGGGGCGGGAAATGATATTCTTTCTGGTGGGAGTGAGAGCGATCGCTTTTGGTATAGTAGTGGACGAGTTTTTACCAGTAGCGACTTTGGTGTTGATACCCTGACTGACTTTACATCTGCCAGTGACAAGTTGGTGTTGAGTAAACAGACTTTTACTGCTTTAAGTAGTGTTGTAGGTGATGGGTTGAGTCAAGTTTCTGATTTTACTACTGTAGAGGATGATGATTTAGCTGCAACTAGTACTGCATACTTGGTTTACAGTATCGGTAGTGGCAGTCTTTACTATAACCAAAATGGTAGTGCTGCTGGGTTTGGGACTGGTGCTGAGTTTGCTAATTTGATTAATTTACCTAGTGTGACTACTGCTGATTTTGCGATCGTTGCTTGA